Proteins co-encoded in one Papaver somniferum cultivar HN1 chromosome 5, ASM357369v1, whole genome shotgun sequence genomic window:
- the LOC113283611 gene encoding polyadenylate-binding protein RBP47-like has product MMPQQTNGADSQQQQHQWMAMQYPAATMVMQHPHHHQMMSHQPFPPQSFIPYPTIPHHQQQQQSQQGSSEENRTIWVGDLHYWMEENYLHSCFAHTGEVASIKVIRNKQTGQSEGYGFVEFCTRAAAEKVLQTYNGSAMPNAEQPFRLNWASFSMGDKRSDVGSDRSIFVGDLASDVTDTILQETFASRYPSVKGAKVVIDANTERSKGYGFVRFGDDNERTQAITEMNGVYCSSRPMRVGVATPRKSTGFQQMSSQGGNASAQGSQSEEDSTNTTIFVGGLDPSITDEELRQPFSQHGEISSVKIPVGKGCGFVQFANRINAEEALERLNGTVIGKQTVRLSWGRNPANKQRGDAGNHWNGGAGFYGGQGYDYGYAVAPPQDQAMYAAAAYGAYPMYGNHQQQVS; this is encoded by the exons ATGATGCCTCAACAGACGAACGGTGCAgattcacagcagcagcaacaccaatgGATGGCTATGCAATATCCAGCAGCAACAATGGTGATGcaacatcctcatcatcaccagATGATGTCTCATCAACCTTTTCCACCTCAGAGTTTTATTCCTTATCCTACAATaccacatcatcaacaacaacaacaatcacaacaagGATCTTCGGAAGAGAATAGAACAATCTGGGTTGGTGATCTTCATTATTGGATGGAAGAAAATTATCTTCATAGCTGCTTCGCTCATACCGGAGAG gtTGCGTCCATTAAGGTCATTCGAAATAAGCAAACCGGTCAGTCCGAAGGATATGGGTTTGTTGAGTTCTGTACACGTGCAGCAGCTGAGAAAGTTTTGCAGACCTATAATGGTTCTGCTATGCCAAATGCAGAACAACCTTTTAGATTGAACTGGGCCTCCTTTAGCATGGGAGATAAGCGTTCAGATGTTGGTTCAGACCGTTCTATATTTGTAGGAGATTTGGCTTCTGATGTTACAGATACGATATTGCAAGAAACTTTTGCAAGTAGATACCCGTCCGTTAAAGGGGCAAAAGTTGTCATAGATGCAAATACTGAACGTTCTAAAGGTTATGGTTTTGTTAGATTCGGTGATGATAACGAGAGGACACAGGCAATTACAGAAATGAATGGTGTTTATTGTTCTAGTAGGCCGATGCGTGTAGGTGTTGCAACCCCAAGGAAATCAACTGGGTTCCAGCAAATGTCATCTCAAG GTGGAAATGCTTCAGCTCAGGGATCTCAGTCCGAGGAGGATTCTACTAACACAACA ATATTTGTAGGAGGGCTTGACCCAAGTATAACAGATGAAGAACTCAGGCAGCCATTTTCTCAACATGGTGAGATATCCTCTGTTAAAATCCCTGTTGGAAAAGGCTGTGGATTCGTACAATTTGCCAACAG AATTAATGCCGAAGAAGCACTCGAGAGATTGAACGGAACAGTCATTGGTAAGCAGACTGTCCGCCTTTCTTGGGGGCGTAATCCTGCAAACAAGCAG AGAGGGGATGCTGGGAATCACTGGAACGGAGGAGCAGGATTCTATGGAGGACAGGGCTATGATTATGGCTATGCTGTGGCACCACCTCAGGATCAGGCCATGTATGCAGCTGCTGCTTATGGAGCTTATCCAATGTATGGAAACCACCAGCAGCAAGTAAGCTAA